The following are from one region of the Halomonas qaidamensis genome:
- a CDS encoding ribonucleotide reductase subunit alpha, with protein MTIATFSDLLQEARQQAKPQRLLFVFVHAELPDFPDAEQRRRFEQGEGGVLVPVVCVDKSIDELSSMAALVEESRRTGFEWDLVFAAAMDDPADDADVERQLQRMTESLQMGNITSFIAFDHQGDAVNVG; from the coding sequence ATGACCATAGCGACATTTTCCGATCTACTGCAAGAAGCGCGTCAGCAAGCGAAGCCCCAGCGGTTGCTATTTGTGTTCGTTCACGCTGAGCTGCCCGATTTTCCTGATGCTGAACAGCGTCGCCGTTTCGAACAGGGCGAGGGCGGTGTGCTGGTGCCTGTCGTCTGCGTGGACAAGTCGATAGATGAACTGAGCAGTATGGCGGCGTTGGTTGAGGAGTCTCGGCGTACTGGGTTTGAATGGGATTTGGTATTTGCGGCGGCCATGGACGACCCTGCCGATGATGCCGACGTTGAACGTCAGCTTCAGCGAATGACCGAGTCGTTACAAATGGGCAACATTACCTCGTTCATTGCTTTCGATCATCAGGGCGATGCCGTTAACGTTGGCTGA
- the hmpA gene encoding NO-inducible flavohemoprotein, producing the protein MLTLEQAKLINATAPIVAEHLDAITQHFYPLMFTRYPEVKPLFNETHQQSGGQPRALANAVLAYVKLRNNPAQARATLAVVVSKHVSLGILPEQYPIVGECLLAAIGDVLGDAVTPAIADAWGALYNELAALLIDLEDQRYREFEQRPGGWRGTRRFKIASTQQESILIRSFILEPEDGGSVADHEPGQYIGVRLTINGEQVYRHYSLSDIPNGRSYRISIKREAEGQASRHFHDVLQLGDSLELLPPAGDLTLVEGDEPLLLASGGVGQTPLLPIARHALALGRQVVYLHAALDVDHHAFNGELDALKAAYPQRFQAVTIHERGNRADHNGRIDRSLLADYLPGPMARCYFVGPQGFMTAINSALAELGISADRRHFEHFGPSRPLDAA; encoded by the coding sequence GTGCTAACACTTGAACAGGCAAAGCTGATTAATGCGACGGCGCCCATAGTTGCAGAACATCTGGACGCCATTACTCAGCATTTTTATCCGTTAATGTTTACCCGCTACCCTGAGGTCAAACCGCTCTTTAATGAGACTCATCAGCAAAGCGGAGGCCAGCCACGCGCCTTAGCTAACGCGGTATTGGCCTATGTAAAACTACGCAATAACCCTGCTCAAGCACGCGCCACGTTGGCCGTTGTGGTCAGTAAACATGTTTCTTTGGGTATTCTTCCAGAGCAGTACCCCATTGTGGGTGAATGCTTATTAGCAGCCATTGGTGATGTCCTTGGCGATGCCGTTACCCCCGCCATTGCCGATGCGTGGGGAGCACTTTATAACGAACTCGCTGCTCTTTTAATCGATCTTGAAGACCAGCGTTACCGTGAGTTCGAGCAACGACCCGGCGGCTGGCGGGGCACACGCCGGTTTAAGATTGCCAGCACCCAGCAGGAGAGCATCTTAATTCGCTCGTTTATTCTGGAACCCGAAGATGGTGGCAGCGTGGCTGACCATGAGCCTGGCCAATATATCGGCGTGCGCCTGACCATCAACGGTGAGCAGGTCTATCGGCATTACAGCCTATCGGATATTCCCAATGGTCGGAGCTATCGCATCTCGATTAAACGCGAAGCAGAGGGGCAAGCCAGCCGTCATTTCCACGATGTCCTGCAACTAGGCGATAGCCTAGAGCTGCTTCCCCCCGCAGGTGATTTGACGCTGGTAGAAGGTGACGAACCGCTGCTGCTTGCCAGCGGAGGCGTCGGTCAAACACCCCTGCTACCCATAGCACGCCATGCGCTGGCGCTAGGGCGCCAGGTTGTCTATTTACACGCTGCCCTAGACGTCGATCACCACGCTTTCAATGGCGAGCTTGACGCTTTAAAAGCGGCCTACCCCCAACGTTTTCAGGCGGTCACTATTCATGAACGCGGAAACCGTGCCGATCATAACGGACGTATTGACCGCTCCTTATTAGCCGACTACCTGCCTGGGCCTATGGCACGCTGCTATTTTGTTGGCCCCCAGGGTTTCATGACCGCCATTAATAGTGCGCTGGCTGAGCTGGGCATTAGCGCAGACCGCCGCCACTTTGAGCACTTCGGCCCCTCACGTCCCCTCGACGCGGCTTGA
- a CDS encoding SirB2 family protein encodes MEHYFVIKHLHVTAAVLSITLFVVRAWWSVRESPRLNARWVRVLPHLIDTALLGLGVTLLMLLSVWPWQLPWLGAKLLALLAYIGIGTFAIKRGKTPQARAVAALVAIVLFAYMVGAVIRHSPLSWLA; translated from the coding sequence GTGGAGCACTATTTTGTCATCAAGCATCTGCATGTCACGGCTGCGGTGTTGAGTATTACGCTTTTTGTCGTGCGCGCATGGTGGTCAGTGCGAGAAAGCCCTCGGCTCAACGCGCGCTGGGTTAGGGTGCTGCCCCATCTCATCGATACTGCTCTGTTGGGGCTGGGGGTCACCTTACTCATGCTGCTCTCTGTATGGCCCTGGCAGCTTCCTTGGCTTGGCGCCAAACTGCTGGCATTACTGGCGTATATCGGTATTGGTACCTTTGCGATTAAACGTGGGAAAACACCCCAAGCGCGTGCGGTTGCCGCCCTGGTAGCTATCGTTTTATTTGCCTATATGGTGGGGGCCGTTATTCGCCACAGCCCACTTTCCTGGTTAGCGTGA
- the ubiT gene encoding ubiquinone anaerobic biosynthesis accessory factor UbiT — protein MSLLPFAVPRPSAVLPLPINLEHLIRLLDPKVPFIIKQRVVESLLNHTFAEPLQEGEFDVLEGRRITLAIADLGIALSLTLEAQRLVVCRELGEAIIRGGWREFLCLATRREDPDSLFFQRRLVIEGDTELGLTLKNLLDGREESFAQGRLGEVLIGLERFARRA, from the coding sequence GTGTCATTGCTACCGTTTGCTGTTCCAAGGCCATCTGCAGTGCTGCCGCTACCGATAAACCTTGAACATTTGATTCGTCTTCTTGATCCGAAGGTGCCTTTTATTATCAAGCAGCGTGTGGTCGAGTCTTTACTTAACCATACGTTTGCTGAGCCTCTTCAAGAAGGGGAGTTCGATGTTTTAGAAGGGCGGCGTATTACGCTAGCCATTGCCGATTTAGGGATAGCGCTCAGCTTGACGCTGGAAGCCCAGCGTTTGGTCGTGTGCCGTGAACTTGGCGAGGCAATTATTCGTGGTGGCTGGCGCGAATTTTTGTGTCTGGCGACGCGTCGCGAAGACCCCGATAGCCTGTTTTTTCAGCGCCGTTTAGTCATTGAAGGCGATACGGAGCTGGGACTGACGCTGAAGAACCTACTTGATGGACGTGAAGAGAGTTTCGCCCAAGGGCGCTTGGGGGAGGTGTTAATAGGGCTAGAGAGGTTTGCGCGCAGGGCATAA